Proteins encoded together in one Chryseobacterium sp. G0201 window:
- a CDS encoding cation:proton antiporter, protein MILLSIHNLSLPIEDPVLKFLLVLIIILAAPLLLNKIKVPHLLGLIIAGAVIGPNGFNVLSRDSSIVVTGTTGLLYIMFLAGLEIDMGDFKKNKWKSLTFGIYTFTVPFILGFIGAYYLLHFNILTSVLFASLFSSHTLIAYPLVSKLGIAKNMAVNITVGGTMITDVLALLVLAVVVGMSQGDVGTAFWVKLSVSFIIFALIVLFIFPIIGRWFFKKVDDKISQYIFVLVMIYLAAMLAELAGVEAIIGAFFAGLALNRLIPHTSSLMNRVEFVGNAIFIPFFLISVGMLIDFKVFFESLETLEVAGIMLIASIGGKYLAAVATQKTFRLSKDEGKLIFGLSSASAAATLASVMVGYNIIISETETGEPIRLLNEHVLNGSILLILISCTISSFISMASAQKIAESDNEDTVSGTNHEEENILLAINHEETVERMVNLGILVKAHSNTEDLFALNVINEDKNESSVKNAEKLLHQAVDAAAAADVKLQSLKRYDNDVINGVNNVIKEQKITDLIIGLKDEKGFSPSFVYNLYNGYLQNDDVNVLVYHAAQPLSTIKKYAVMIPENAHKEAGFFHALLRVWNIARNSGATVVFYTPENILEILQKIIKKANIEAEFIIMNSWRDGEKTAAQLKEDEALIVFMARRGMKSYIPRMRLIPELLNKYLNNNNYLLIFPFSEFDKNNPEIRSVGNHGDFVEIGNVIKKIFK, encoded by the coding sequence ATGATCTTACTAAGCATACATAACCTGAGTCTTCCCATAGAAGATCCGGTATTAAAGTTCCTATTGGTTCTTATCATTATTCTTGCAGCTCCACTTTTGCTGAATAAAATTAAAGTTCCACACTTATTGGGATTAATTATTGCAGGTGCTGTGATCGGACCAAACGGTTTTAACGTCCTTTCAAGAGACAGCAGTATTGTGGTAACCGGGACTACCGGACTTCTTTACATCATGTTCCTTGCCGGACTTGAAATTGATATGGGAGATTTTAAGAAAAACAAATGGAAAAGTCTCACTTTCGGAATCTATACTTTTACTGTGCCTTTTATTTTAGGTTTTATCGGAGCGTATTACCTTTTGCACTTTAATATTCTTACTTCTGTACTTTTCGCGAGTTTGTTTTCTTCACATACTTTGATAGCCTATCCATTGGTCAGCAAATTGGGAATTGCAAAAAATATGGCCGTGAATATTACCGTTGGCGGAACAATGATCACAGACGTTTTAGCGCTTTTGGTTCTTGCTGTCGTCGTGGGAATGTCGCAAGGAGATGTCGGAACTGCATTTTGGGTAAAACTATCAGTTTCCTTTATTATTTTTGCCTTAATTGTACTCTTCATATTCCCTATAATTGGGCGTTGGTTCTTTAAAAAAGTGGATGATAAGATCTCACAATATATTTTTGTGTTGGTGATGATTTATCTGGCGGCGATGTTAGCAGAATTAGCAGGTGTAGAAGCCATTATCGGAGCATTTTTTGCAGGCTTGGCCTTAAACAGACTAATTCCGCATACCTCTTCATTGATGAACAGGGTTGAGTTTGTCGGGAACGCGATCTTCATTCCTTTCTTTTTGATCAGTGTAGGAATGTTGATTGATTTTAAAGTATTCTTTGAAAGTTTAGAAACCCTTGAAGTAGCCGGAATCATGCTTATCGCATCGATCGGAGGAAAATATCTGGCGGCTGTTGCCACTCAAAAAACATTTCGTCTTTCAAAAGATGAAGGAAAACTTATCTTTGGGTTAAGTTCGGCTTCTGCTGCTGCAACGTTAGCTTCTGTAATGGTTGGATACAACATTATTATTTCTGAAACTGAAACCGGAGAACCAATAAGATTATTAAATGAACATGTTTTGAATGGAAGTATTTTGCTGATCCTGATTTCATGCACGATATCATCATTTATTTCGATGGCGAGTGCACAAAAAATTGCAGAAAGTGACAATGAGGACACCGTTTCGGGAACTAATCATGAAGAAGAAAACATCCTTTTGGCCATTAACCATGAAGAAACCGTGGAAAGAATGGTCAACCTCGGAATTTTAGTAAAAGCTCATTCCAATACCGAAGATCTGTTTGCGCTGAATGTCATTAATGAAGATAAAAATGAATCTTCCGTAAAAAATGCAGAAAAACTATTGCATCAGGCAGTCGATGCTGCCGCTGCCGCTGATGTGAAATTACAGTCTTTAAAACGCTACGACAATGATGTCATCAATGGCGTCAACAACGTTATCAAAGAACAAAAAATCACCGATCTTATTATCGGACTTAAGGATGAAAAAGGTTTCTCCCCTTCTTTTGTTTACAATCTTTACAACGGTTATCTTCAGAATGATGATGTGAATGTTTTGGTCTATCATGCTGCACAACCTCTTTCAACCATTAAAAAATATGCGGTAATGATTCCCGAAAATGCTCATAAAGAAGCAGGATTTTTCCATGCACTTCTCAGAGTCTGGAATATTGCCAGAAACTCCGGTGCGACAGTAGTTTTCTACACTCCCGAGAATATTTTGGAGATTTTACAAAAGATCATTAAAAAAGCCAATATAGAAGCCGAATTTATCATCATGAACAGTTGGCGTGACGGAGAAAAAACCGCTGCGCAATTAAAAGAAGATGAAGCGCTTATCGTTTTTATGGCAAGAAGAGGAATGAAGTCTTATATTCCGCGAATGAGACTGATCCCTGAGCTTCTGAATAAATATTTAAATAATAACAATTATCTTTTGATTTTCCCGTTCTCAGAATTTGATAAGAATAATCCTGAAATTCGCTCTGTCGGAAATCATGGGGATTTTGTGGAAATTGGGAATGTGATTAAGAAGATTTTTAAGTAA
- a CDS encoding 5-(carboxyamino)imidazole ribonucleotide synthase produces MKIGILGGGQLGRMLIQEALKYDDQFYTLDPASDAPCHNISYFTQGNFNDFETVLNFGKDKDVVTIEIEHVNADALAELENQGIKVVPNSKIIKTIQQKILQKEFYQAHNIPSPEFEIMDGSSDEIKISFPFVQKLNTGGYDGKGVQIIRTAEDLRNLWTQDSVLEKLVDIDKELSVIVARNENGETKTFPVTEMVADPKLNLLDFNICPVFLSEDIQKQIDSITEKFLEVVNSPGLFAIELFLDQEGKIWVNETAPRLHNSGHQSQEGNANSQFEQMYRVVKNLPLADTDSLTYSGMLNLVGAEGFSGKVIYEGMDDVLKMPKTYVHLYGKTETKPGRKMGHINVLADSKEELMEKLVKVKEMVRVIA; encoded by the coding sequence ATGAAAATAGGAATTTTAGGTGGTGGACAATTAGGAAGAATGTTGATTCAGGAAGCATTGAAATATGATGATCAGTTTTATACGCTGGATCCCGCTTCTGATGCTCCTTGTCACAATATCTCATACTTTACGCAGGGAAATTTCAATGACTTTGAAACGGTTTTGAATTTCGGTAAAGACAAAGATGTTGTAACGATCGAAATCGAGCACGTAAATGCTGACGCTTTAGCCGAGCTTGAAAACCAAGGAATAAAAGTAGTTCCGAATTCTAAAATTATTAAAACTATTCAACAAAAGATTCTTCAAAAGGAATTTTATCAAGCTCATAACATCCCAAGCCCTGAATTTGAAATAATGGATGGAAGTTCTGATGAGATCAAAATATCTTTTCCTTTCGTACAGAAGCTTAATACGGGTGGTTATGATGGAAAAGGTGTACAGATCATCCGTACTGCTGAAGATTTGAGAAATTTATGGACGCAGGATTCTGTCCTTGAAAAACTGGTTGATATCGATAAAGAACTTTCTGTGATTGTTGCCAGAAATGAAAACGGAGAAACAAAGACTTTTCCTGTAACAGAAATGGTTGCAGATCCGAAATTGAATTTATTAGATTTCAACATCTGTCCGGTTTTCTTAAGTGAGGATATTCAAAAGCAAATTGATTCTATTACAGAGAAATTTTTAGAGGTTGTCAATTCTCCAGGACTTTTCGCGATCGAATTATTTTTAGATCAGGAAGGAAAAATTTGGGTGAATGAAACGGCTCCGAGATTGCATAATTCAGGACACCAAAGTCAGGAGGGAAATGCGAATTCACAGTTCGAGCAAATGTATCGCGTGGTAAAAAACTTACCTTTAGCAGATACCGATTCTCTAACATACAGCGGAATGTTGAACTTGGTTGGAGCAGAAGGATTTTCCGGAAAAGTAATTTACGAAGGGATGGATGATGTCTTGAAAATGCCAAAAACCTACGTTCACCTTTACGGAAAAACCGAAACCAAACCCGGAAGAAAAATGGGACACATCAATGTATTGGCAGACTCGAAAGAAGAGCTGATGGAGAAGTTGGTGAAAGTGAAAGAAATGGTGAGAGTGATTGCTTAA
- a CDS encoding DUF1543 domain-containing protein produces the protein MNLFYVILGATPKGRNIEQHDVFFGIAENLKDLVPDMKDFWKEADGKIHLDCHQKVQFADGYEVKIVEKTDAISEEQLYFLNLGGYKRGHFEEFHEQHLMVGKSMGEIIKRAKNTEFYKTMGFEGAVSHVDDKHGVDIDDIFNVNDILPEKMKEKYSIVLTKSDVENQENEIGLGYLKIDKV, from the coding sequence ATGAATTTATTTTATGTGATTCTGGGAGCAACTCCCAAAGGTAGAAATATTGAGCAGCATGACGTATTTTTCGGAATAGCAGAAAATCTAAAAGATCTCGTTCCGGATATGAAGGACTTTTGGAAGGAAGCAGACGGTAAAATTCACCTTGACTGTCATCAAAAAGTACAGTTTGCAGACGGATATGAAGTGAAAATTGTTGAAAAAACCGATGCTATTTCAGAAGAGCAATTATATTTCCTGAATTTAGGTGGATATAAAAGAGGTCATTTTGAGGAATTTCACGAACAACATTTAATGGTAGGGAAATCAATGGGGGAGATCATCAAAAGAGCAAAAAACACAGAGTTTTATAAAACGATGGGTTTTGAAGGCGCGGTAAGTCATGTCGATGATAAGCATGGAGTAGATATTGACGATATTTTTAATGTAAATGATATTCTCCCGGAAAAAATGAAAGAAAAATATTCGATTGTTTTAACTAAATCTGATGTCGAGAATCAGGAAAATGAAATCGGATTGGGATATCTGAAAATCGATAAAGTTTAA
- a CDS encoding sulfite exporter TauE/SafE family protein yields the protein MSEIIILFLGAISAGLLGSLTGLGGGVIIIPLLTLGFGVPMHYAIGASLISVIGTSSGAAVAFVKEGFTNMRIGMFLEIGTTAGAIIGALVSGMLNPNTLGIIFASILILTVILNLKGKPDHQEPVIKGSLEEKLKLYGTFPDKGILKSYSARNTVPGFLMMMFAGAMSGLLGIGSGALKVLAMDNMMRLPFKVSTTTSNFMIGVTAVASAMIYFQRGEIIPVIAAPVLVGVVVGSFIGSKTLMVSKTKKLKTFFAIVITILSIYMMYNGINKSFR from the coding sequence ATGTCAGAAATCATTATTCTCTTTCTTGGAGCCATCTCGGCAGGGCTTTTGGGTTCGCTTACTGGTTTAGGAGGAGGAGTTATCATCATCCCTTTATTGACGCTGGGTTTCGGCGTTCCTATGCATTATGCTATCGGCGCTTCATTAATTTCTGTGATAGGAACTTCTTCGGGAGCAGCCGTTGCTTTCGTTAAAGAAGGCTTTACCAATATGAGAATCGGTATGTTTTTAGAGATTGGAACAACTGCAGGAGCAATTATTGGAGCTTTGGTTTCAGGGATGTTGAATCCGAATACGCTTGGGATCATTTTCGCAAGTATCCTTATTCTGACTGTTATTTTAAATCTTAAAGGAAAGCCCGATCATCAGGAACCTGTAATAAAAGGAAGTTTAGAAGAAAAACTGAAATTATACGGAACATTTCCTGACAAAGGCATTTTGAAAAGTTATTCTGCAAGAAATACAGTACCAGGATTTTTAATGATGATGTTTGCAGGAGCAATGTCCGGATTATTGGGAATCGGTTCCGGAGCATTGAAGGTTTTGGCAATGGATAATATGATGAGACTACCATTTAAGGTTTCTACTACAACCAGTAATTTTATGATCGGTGTAACCGCAGTTGCGAGTGCCATGATCTACTTCCAGAGAGGTGAAATTATTCCTGTTATTGCAGCTCCCGTTTTGGTTGGTGTTGTAGTTGGAAGTTTCATCGGTTCAAAAACGTTAATGGTTTCTAAGACAAAAAAACTGAAAACGTTCTTCGCCATTGTGATCACTATTTTGTCGATTTACATGATGTATAACGGTATCAATAAAAGTTTCAGATAA
- a CDS encoding DUF1634 domain-containing protein, protein MRKNFTDVDLNRSVGNLLRLGVLLSVATSLIGFIKLFFEGFEMPKKYTSLDIGSSSEKVWGQFWHSLCAGEGMAIIQLGILVLIITPLMRIVFALIGYLKEKDYVYVVISSIVLAIMAISFFTGYAH, encoded by the coding sequence ATGAGAAAGAATTTCACAGATGTAGATTTAAACCGTTCCGTTGGAAATCTTTTGAGGCTGGGGGTTCTTTTATCGGTAGCCACATCGTTAATTGGTTTTATTAAACTTTTTTTCGAAGGCTTTGAAATGCCTAAAAAATACACCAGCTTAGATATCGGATCTTCATCTGAAAAGGTCTGGGGACAGTTCTGGCATTCTCTGTGTGCAGGAGAAGGAATGGCCATTATCCAACTAGGAATTCTTGTACTAATTATCACTCCTTTAATGAGAATCGTTTTTGCTTTGATAGGTTATCTTAAAGAAAAAGACTACGTTTATGTAGTCATTTCTTCGATTGTTTTAGCAATTATGGCGATAAGTTTCTTTACGGGGTACGCTCATTAA
- a CDS encoding VOC family protein, which produces MKIHHIAIICSDYEVSKKFYTEVMGLNIIREVYREERQSYKLDLAIGEHYVIELFSFPNPPERPSRPESCGLRHLAFSVENVNEKRQELINKGLNCEDIRIDEFTGKEFFFTQDPDKLPLEFYEI; this is translated from the coding sequence ATGAAAATACATCATATCGCAATCATCTGTTCAGATTACGAAGTTTCCAAAAAATTCTACACAGAAGTGATGGGATTAAATATCATTCGTGAAGTATATCGCGAAGAAAGACAATCTTATAAATTAGATTTGGCTATCGGAGAGCATTATGTCATCGAATTGTTTTCATTTCCCAACCCGCCAGAAAGACCGTCTCGACCGGAATCATGTGGTTTAAGACATTTAGCTTTTTCGGTAGAAAATGTCAATGAAAAACGACAGGAATTAATTAATAAAGGTTTAAACTGTGAAGACATAAGAATAGATGAATTCACCGGAAAAGAGTTTTTCTTTACCCAAGATCCTGATAAATTACCATTAGAGTTTTATGAAATATAA
- a CDS encoding nuclear transport factor 2 family protein, producing MNKILAVTLFLSSFCFSQNNPNQDVEKPIRNLFLGMKNADQESLKSAFWETAILQSIAKDGTVKTENITDFISSISKASKDDLDERITIESIHIDGNLASVFTPYQFYYKGKFLHCGANSFQLVKQNNVWKIQYLIDTRRKENCENSK from the coding sequence ATGAACAAAATACTTGCTGTCACTTTATTTTTAAGCAGTTTCTGTTTCTCTCAAAATAATCCGAATCAGGATGTTGAAAAACCGATCCGAAATTTATTTCTTGGTATGAAAAATGCAGATCAGGAGTCGTTAAAATCAGCTTTTTGGGAAACGGCCATTCTTCAGTCCATTGCAAAAGACGGAACGGTAAAAACGGAGAATATCACTGATTTTATTTCTTCAATTTCCAAAGCTTCAAAAGATGATCTTGATGAAAGAATAACCATCGAATCTATTCATATTGATGGAAATCTGGCGAGTGTTTTTACACCGTATCAGTTTTATTATAAAGGAAAATTCTTACATTGTGGAGCGAATAGTTTTCAATTGGTAAAGCAAAATAATGTCTGGAAAATTCAATATTTAATTGATACCAGAAGAAAGGAAAACTGCGAAAATTCGAAATAA
- a CDS encoding endonuclease/exonuclease/phosphatase family protein, which translates to MWNAYLILVALLLLLTLLPKIQNSHWIFRVPEFGKIQITYFIVITFILGFLVDSHSEYFWYFQGLLGLMFVHHGVILIKYTSLYPIKKPSRQQKSSQKVHFISANVYQFNTEYSRFIKLIEKYNPEIFLTMESNGDWEKAMQPLEKDYPYQHKVTLENTYGMHFYSKIEIKDAKTHYFVADDIPSIEVHLTTKDGFSFVFFGVHPPPPSPTEEETSKERDGDLLSTAKRVTKIDKPIIVVGDFNNVAWSKSSILFRKTSHLIDPRIGRAFVSTFHAKYRMLRFPIDLMFHSEDIFIEKLTTLENFGSDHLPVYCEFFIDHHNDEQEERVEEATTEEKIQAEEMIQEGKEEDGERDAVVTED; encoded by the coding sequence ATGTGGAATGCTTATCTTATTCTGGTTGCGCTGTTGCTCCTTTTAACGCTATTGCCTAAAATTCAAAATTCACATTGGATATTTAGGGTGCCCGAATTTGGTAAAATCCAGATCACATATTTTATTGTCATTACATTTATTTTGGGGTTTTTGGTAGATTCTCATTCAGAGTATTTTTGGTATTTTCAAGGGCTTTTAGGATTAATGTTTGTTCATCATGGTGTTATTTTGATCAAGTATACTTCGCTTTATCCGATAAAGAAACCTTCGAGACAGCAGAAATCATCTCAAAAAGTACATTTTATTTCAGCGAATGTGTATCAATTCAATACAGAATACAGCAGATTTATCAAATTAATAGAAAAATACAATCCTGAAATCTTTCTGACAATGGAAAGTAATGGAGATTGGGAAAAAGCAATGCAGCCTTTGGAAAAGGATTATCCGTATCAGCATAAAGTAACACTGGAAAATACCTATGGGATGCATTTTTATTCCAAAATTGAAATAAAGGACGCAAAAACCCATTATTTTGTGGCTGATGATATTCCGAGTATTGAAGTTCACTTAACTACTAAAGACGGATTTTCATTTGTCTTTTTTGGTGTTCATCCGCCTCCACCAAGTCCTACCGAAGAGGAAACTTCAAAAGAAAGAGACGGCGACCTGCTGAGTACTGCAAAACGTGTAACAAAAATTGATAAGCCTATAATTGTTGTGGGAGATTTTAATAATGTTGCATGGTCAAAATCGTCTATTCTGTTTAGAAAAACAAGCCATTTGATTGATCCAAGGATTGGTCGTGCTTTTGTTTCAACTTTTCATGCAAAATACCGTATGCTGAGATTTCCGATTGACCTGATGTTTCATAGTGAAGATATTTTTATTGAAAAACTTACCACTTTGGAGAATTTTGGTTCTGACCATCTTCCGGTTTACTGCGAATTTTTTATAGATCATCATAACGATGAGCAGGAAGAAAGAGTTGAGGAGGCAACTACTGAGGAGAAAATCCAAGCTGAAGAAATGATTCAGGAAGGAAAAGAAGAGGATGGAGAACGTGATGCGGTTGTGACTGAGGATTGA
- a CDS encoding diphosphomevalonate/mevalonate 3,5-bisphosphate decarboxylase family protein yields MTTQEFLGKEDFTISSQTVSESCPSNIALIKYWGKYDNQIPANPSISYTLNHCKTNTTVEFLAGEPFSVQTFLAGNEEVKFAEKIEKYFKNIEQYLPWILEGKYIIRTENTFPHSSGIASSASGFGAIAKCLMKLDEVFSEKTSDEESLKKASFLARLGSGSACRSLYNGLVVWGQSQVRGSSDLYAVQYSDDEIHEIFKDFNDWVLLIHEGQKTVSSTVGHGLMNTNPYAERRFQEARENFIPMIEILKTGDLQSFIKLVEHEALTLHAMMMMSDPAFILMKVGTLEVINKIWDFRRETNLPLFFTLDAGANVHLLFPNDGSEEKIKYFIESELLQHTQNNGVVKDVMKF; encoded by the coding sequence ATGACAACACAAGAATTTTTAGGAAAAGAAGACTTTACGATAAGCTCGCAAACAGTTTCAGAAAGCTGTCCATCAAATATTGCCTTAATAAAATATTGGGGGAAATATGACAATCAGATTCCTGCAAATCCGAGTATCAGTTATACTTTAAATCATTGTAAAACCAATACTACAGTAGAATTTTTAGCTGGAGAACCATTTTCTGTACAAACTTTTTTAGCAGGAAATGAAGAAGTAAAATTTGCTGAAAAAATTGAAAAATACTTTAAAAATATCGAACAGTATTTGCCTTGGATCTTGGAAGGTAAATATATCATCAGAACAGAAAATACATTCCCACACAGTTCAGGAATTGCAAGTTCAGCTTCAGGATTTGGAGCAATTGCAAAGTGTTTAATGAAATTGGATGAAGTTTTTTCAGAGAAAACTTCGGATGAAGAATCATTAAAAAAAGCGTCATTTTTGGCTAGATTAGGGAGCGGAAGCGCTTGCAGAAGTCTTTACAACGGATTGGTTGTTTGGGGACAATCTCAGGTTAGAGGTAGTTCAGATCTATATGCTGTACAATATTCGGATGATGAAATTCATGAGATTTTCAAGGATTTTAATGACTGGGTTCTGCTGATTCATGAAGGCCAGAAAACGGTTTCCTCGACGGTTGGACACGGTTTGATGAATACAAATCCGTATGCAGAAAGAAGATTTCAGGAAGCAAGAGAAAATTTTATTCCGATGATTGAGATCTTAAAAACGGGTGACTTGCAAAGCTTTATCAAATTAGTTGAGCACGAAGCTCTTACGCTTCACGCAATGATGATGATGAGCGATCCTGCTTTTATTTTAATGAAGGTCGGAACATTGGAAGTAATCAACAAGATCTGGGATTTCAGAAGAGAAACTAATTTACCTTTATTCTTTACATTGGATGCAGGTGCAAACGTTCATCTTTTATTCCCGAATGATGGTTCAGAAGAAAAAATTAAATATTTTATTGAATCTGAATTATTACAACACACCCAAAACAATGGAGTAGTGAAGGATGTCATGAAGTTTTAA
- a CDS encoding AMP-dependent synthetase/ligase has translation MNLAEAIINKNVTKHPIKSAIGFKKKEGWKELSWKKFGEMIFKTANALKNAGIQENDKVAIYSDNSSEWMIFDLAAISIGAITVPIYSTNNAEQAEYIINDSQAKIILVGDQAQYDACLDILHKEENTLQTIIISKKAVWIKKEFSSFYLEDFIAKASSKLEISKKEYEDVATLIYTSGTTGTPKGVMLTHGNFIKAFDAHFEFFKFKNFEEELSLAFLPLSHVFERCWSLLCLYGGARVYFLEDPKNIAKALEEVKPTMMCAVPRFFQKVYAGVLEKADEGSSLKKKIFNWALETGKQTGELKQHEKPIPFGLKLKESVADMLVFSKIKEKMGGRLWFLPCGGASLSPEVTKFFESVGIHVTVGYGLTETTATLTLFPLTNFEHATSGKPLPGVEIRIGENDEIQAKGNGIMKGYYNKPEETQKVFTEDGWFKTGDAGKIDDAGNLIITDRIKDLMKTSNGKYIAPQQIENLLTNNNYISQIVLIAEGRQFVSALIVPNFEFLQDYIKKNNIPFTNWEELVKKDEIIRLYKDKIAELEHDLSDFEKVKKFTLMPAEFDINTGEITPTLKVKRNVVLKKYADIIEKMY, from the coding sequence ATGAATCTTGCAGAGGCAATTATCAATAAAAATGTAACAAAGCATCCCATAAAATCAGCTATTGGTTTTAAGAAAAAAGAAGGCTGGAAGGAATTGAGCTGGAAGAAATTCGGTGAAATGATCTTCAAAACAGCCAATGCTCTGAAGAATGCAGGAATTCAGGAAAATGATAAAGTCGCGATCTACTCAGACAATTCTTCTGAGTGGATGATCTTTGATTTGGCTGCAATATCTATCGGAGCCATCACGGTTCCTATTTATTCTACAAACAACGCTGAACAGGCAGAATATATCATTAATGATTCTCAGGCTAAAATTATTTTGGTGGGAGATCAGGCGCAATATGACGCTTGTCTGGATATTTTACATAAAGAAGAAAATACTCTTCAAACAATTATCATTTCTAAAAAAGCAGTCTGGATCAAAAAAGAATTCAGCAGTTTTTATCTGGAAGATTTTATTGCAAAAGCTTCCTCAAAACTAGAGATTTCTAAAAAGGAATATGAAGATGTAGCCACTTTGATCTACACTTCAGGAACTACAGGAACGCCAAAAGGAGTAATGCTGACGCACGGAAATTTCATCAAAGCTTTCGATGCTCATTTTGAATTTTTTAAATTTAAAAATTTCGAAGAAGAGCTTTCTTTAGCATTTTTACCTTTAAGTCACGTTTTCGAAAGATGCTGGAGTTTGCTTTGTTTGTATGGCGGAGCAAGAGTATATTTCCTGGAAGATCCAAAGAATATCGCAAAAGCATTGGAAGAGGTAAAACCTACGATGATGTGCGCCGTTCCGAGATTTTTCCAGAAAGTGTATGCCGGAGTATTAGAAAAAGCCGATGAAGGTTCATCATTGAAAAAGAAGATCTTTAATTGGGCTTTAGAAACAGGAAAGCAAACCGGAGAATTGAAACAGCATGAAAAGCCGATTCCTTTTGGATTAAAACTAAAAGAATCTGTTGCGGATATGTTGGTTTTCAGTAAAATCAAAGAAAAAATGGGTGGCCGACTTTGGTTCTTGCCTTGTGGCGGAGCATCATTGTCTCCTGAAGTTACAAAATTCTTTGAATCAGTTGGAATTCACGTTACGGTTGGGTATGGTTTGACAGAAACTACTGCAACTTTGACGCTTTTCCCTTTAACAAATTTCGAGCATGCAACAAGCGGAAAACCTTTACCGGGAGTTGAGATTCGAATCGGAGAAAATGATGAAATTCAGGCGAAAGGAAACGGTATCATGAAAGGATACTATAACAAGCCGGAAGAAACTCAAAAAGTTTTCACAGAAGACGGTTGGTTTAAAACAGGTGATGCCGGAAAGATTGACGATGCTGGAAATTTGATCATTACAGACAGGATCAAAGATTTAATGAAAACTTCCAACGGGAAATATATCGCGCCACAGCAGATCGAGAATCTTTTGACTAATAATAATTATATAAGTCAGATTGTTTTGATCGCAGAAGGAAGACAGTTTGTTTCTGCTTTGATTGTTCCTAATTTTGAGTTTCTGCAAGATTATATAAAGAAAAATAACATTCCATTCACCAACTGGGAAGAATTGGTGAAAAAAGACGAAATTATTCGTTTATATAAAGATAAAATTGCTGAACTGGAACATGATCTGTCTGATTTCGAAAAGGTAAAGAAATTCACTCTGATGCCTGCAGAATTCGACATCAACACAGGCGAGATCACGCCAACTTTAAAGGTGAAGAGAAATGTAGTTCTTAAAAAATATGCAGATATTATTGAGAAAATGTATTAG